A window of Perognathus longimembris pacificus isolate PPM17 chromosome 6, ASM2315922v1, whole genome shotgun sequence contains these coding sequences:
- the Znf451 gene encoding E3 SUMO-protein ligase ZNF451 isoform X4, translating into MTEPARPAEPAAATATAEENEDDIEFVSEGPLRPVLEYIDLVSSDDEEPSTSHSDRMPESKVPSSENHRPEKCSSCSIPLTMGDNRSSSGSCANSPQRIVSQLCSVENPLENQKNNQNNSDIKISETETPKSSQSYQMLPSSPLVVPQESLASSEAKEDLPMELSSAPQHGQDAILYLQTQVAEMSRVIRDLQSRSCFRFHHSRPSEHSSLPWDISTSKEMPTVEEETDCRSPSANDKGQPTDPTQSSFTGLLKRMEERGVIKRVTLRSEPETCEGKPGCVTSKKRLVPPLHPLLRIATSEVFKDPADCHPSSFMGHRVYSVSKDTSPFQPNPTVEGPIVEALEHSKRGNTTSPLDSTSKEMEVMGCRFYHAASIAARAASYLAYMTQYQRKLWEDMEDLVHDPEFDRGKAKCIISDGMDAGLWQLCTTRDIMDSVVRVMAMAIDYRRQAWLRLTSLTKKTQEKILHLPFDGTSLFGQDANAVVAEQNSIKGNDYKDHNRNNQHRYLYRHDHKTHHNSGYSKGGWYKPRNHPYRHRKKGESPERYGYKN; encoded by the exons ATGACggagcccgcgcgccccgcggagCCCGCGGCGGCCACGGCGACCGCGGAGGAGAACGAGGATGACATTGAGTTCGTCAGT GAAGGACCATTAAGACCTGTTCTTGAATACATTGATCTGGTCAGCAGTGATGATGAAGAGCCAAGCACCTCTCATAGTGAT AGAATGCCTGAATCTAAGGTGCCATCCTCTGAGAATCATCGCCCAGAAAAGTGCTCTAGCTGCAGTATTCCTCTTACCATGGGAGACAACAGGTCCTCCTCTGGGAGTTGTGCCAACAGTCCACAAAGGATAGTTTCTCAACTTTGCTCTGTTGAGAACCCATTGGAGAAccagaaaaataatcaaaataattcaGATATTAAGATCTCTGAAACAGAGACACCCAAGTCATCACAAAGTTATCAGATGCTGCCTTCATCTCCACTTGTGGTCCCCCAAGAATCTTTGGCCTCTTCTGAAGCCAAAGAGGATTTACCCATGGAATTGTCTTCAGCTCCACAGCATGGGCAGGATGCCATCCTCTATCTCCAGACACAAGTGGCTGAGATGTCCCGAGTGATACGTGATCTTCAGTCCAGAAGCTGTTTTAGATTTCATCATTCTAGGCCAAGTGAGCACTCCTCACTTCCTTGGGACATTTCTACCTCTAAGGAAATGCCCACAGTTGAAGAAGAGACTGATTGCAGATCTCCTTCAGCTAATGACAAAGGACAGCCAACTGACCCTACCCAATCTAGTTTCACAGGTCttttgaagagaatggaagaaagaggTGTTATAAAAAGGGTCACATTACGGTCTGAACCTGAGACATGTGAAGGGAAACCCGGTTGTGTGACCTCTAAAAAACGCTTGGTTCCTCCATTGCACCCTCTTTTGAGAATTGCCACTTCTGAAGTTTTTAAAGATCCTGCTGATTGCCATCCTTCTTCCTTCATGGGACACAGAGTATATTCTGTGTCCAAGGACACCTCTCCTTTTCAACCAAATCCAACAGTTGAGGGCCCTATTGTAGAAGCATTAGAGCACAGCAAAAGAGGAAATACAACATCTCCTCTCGATTCTACCTCAAAAGAAATGGAAGTCATGGGTTGTAGATTCTACCACGCTGCCTCCATTGCAGCTCGAGCTGCTAGCTACTTGGCTTATATGACTCAGTATCAGCGTAAGCTGTGGGAAGACATGGAGGATCTAGTTCATGATCCAGAATTTGATCGTGGAAAAGCAAAGTGTATAATATCTGATGGCATGGATGCAGGCCTTTGGCAACTTTGTACTACTAGAGACATAATGGACTCTGTAGTCAGAGTTATGGCTATGGCAATAGACTACAGAAGGCAAGCTTGGCTTCGACTTACATCACTCACTAAAAAAACCCAGGAGAAGATCTTACACTTGCCTTTTGATGGTACTTCCCTTTTTGGACAAGATGCAAATGCTGTGGTTGCAGAACAAAACAGTATTAAAGGAAATGATTATAAGGATCATAATAGGAATAACCAGCATCGATACCTTTATAGACATGATCATAAAACACATCACAATAGTGGTTACTCCAAAGGGGGTTGGTACAAACCCCGAAACCACCCATATAGACATAGAAAAAAGGGAGAATCTCCTGAACGCTATGGGTATAAGAATTAA